AGAACTATTGTTAAGACTTATGAGCAACTTTACACCATAGTTTGGTCTTTAATATTGAGTTCTATTATCGTTGTTTTGATCGCTATTGGAGAAATTAATTTTCATTGGGTAACAATAGATATAATATATAAATTATTTGGATGGCAATTAACTGGAGAAGGCATCCCCCCCGGAAGGGCATCTTCTGTTTTTCCCTACGCAAATCCGTTAGCTTTATATTTAGCTATTACCATTATTTTATCAACTGGATTACTGATAAAAAATAGTCAAAAATACTGGTTGAATAAAGTTAATTTATGCTTAATTTTTACGATCGCACTTAACGTTTATGGTTTAATTTTGACAGGTTCTCGTAATGGTTGGATTATTGTTTTTTTGAGTTTAATTGCTTTTGCTATTTATCGTCATTGGTATTTTTTATTGTCTTTGATTACTTTCTCAGGAATAATCGTTAGTTGGGCTTCTTTTGGGAATTTACCATTGCAAAATTTTTGGCGAAAGATAGTACCTAATTTTTTATGGCAAAGATTTTCTGATCAAATGTATGTAAGTGGTGATCGCCCGTTGGAAACCCTAAGAACTACACAATGGAATTTTTGCATAGATTTAATTGAACAACATCCACTATTGGGTTGGGGTTTAAGGAATTTTACAGTTTTATATGAAGAAAAAATGGGAATTTATTTAGGACATCCCCATAACTTTTTTTTAATGATGGGTGCAGAAACAGGTTTAACTACATTGGGATTTTTATTAGGTTTAATTGCTATAGTTTTAGCAAAAGGATTATTAATAATCAAAGAAGAAAAAATAGAACAAAATCATAACATAATTTTCTTTAGTTATTTAGTCGCTTTTGGTGCTTATATTATTTATAATTTATTCGATGTAAGTTTGTTCGATTTAAGGCTAAATATCTTAGCTTGGGTTATTTTGGGAGCTATTTCGGGTATAAGTGAAAACGTCAACCAAAATGAACAAATAAGAATTGTAAATAAATAAAATATATACCTTTTTCTTGAGGTTATATTACTAATTATCAATAGTGGTGAAAATATAACCAATGGTTGTCAATCTTGCTTCGGGTTTGAGTGCAATTACTTCTTCCTCTAACAGTCAAACCCATCTGGTTTGGGCTGAAAATTCCTTTCTCTGGTATGCGAAATACGATGAAAATTCGGAGACTTGGCAAGAAGCAAGGGCGATTAGCAAACTAGAAAATCAAGACATCAGCAACATCCAATTACTGTATGAAGATAATCTCATCCAAGAAGGAAATACAGAAGCAAAACAACCCGGATTTGTGGTGACATGGCAACAGGGTAGCGATAATGACAGTGATTTTTATTACACCGCAGGAAAATATGATGAACAAGGGGAATTACAATGGTTAGCTAATCCTCAAGCTATCACCTCAGACCAAGTAGGAGATTTAGAACCTACCTCTATAATTTATCAAGGGGATGTATTTTTGGTTGGTTCAAAGGTTGACTTTCTCAATCAAGCAAATCAGGCAATCAAAGAAGATACGGATTTATATTTTCAAAGATTTACTATCAATGACAGTCTTTTCTACGATGGTGATGTCACTCCTCCCCTTGCCTCTTATTCTCCCCAATTGATTCAACAAGGAGTCATTACCAATCTTATCCCCGTAAATAATACCCCTCAAACTGTTAATACTTTTAACTCTAATGCAGGGCAGGGAATTGGTGCGCAAAGTGATAGTAGCGAAAGCGAATCAGAAGCAGTTGTGCCTGAATATTCTTTTGCGTGGGGAGGAGGATTAGAATTTTCTGTTGACTTATTAGAAGTTCTCAAAGCTAAAGATAATGTGCCGAAAGGGATAGTAAGTAAAATTCTTACTCCTTTTATAAAGGGTGTAGAAATAGAAGTTTCTCTCAAAGGAGGTCAAAATTCTTCTTCAAATACGATTATAGGTTCTAGTGGGGATAATCTCAATCCTTATTTATCCGTGGAGGCAAAAACCACTTTTGAAGGAAAAGAGGTCAAGAAAATTGCTACTCTAGTCGCCGCCCCTGAAGTGGAGGGGGA
This is a stretch of genomic DNA from Cyanobacterium aponinum PCC 10605. It encodes these proteins:
- a CDS encoding O-antigen ligase family protein, whose amino-acid sequence is MLWTFYSEDKNFLNKLLFLSLLILPFQTFLGILILVYISYQASVKNWSQIKNSSLTLGFIFLSLLLIVSSIFAYKSGEAWLGIVHFLPFFWVFLSLRTIVKTYEQLYTIVWSLILSSIIVVLIAIGEINFHWVTIDIIYKLFGWQLTGEGIPPGRASSVFPYANPLALYLAITIILSTGLLIKNSQKYWLNKVNLCLIFTIALNVYGLILTGSRNGWIIVFLSLIAFAIYRHWYFLLSLITFSGIIVSWASFGNLPLQNFWRKIVPNFLWQRFSDQMYVSGDRPLETLRTTQWNFCIDLIEQHPLLGWGLRNFTVLYEEKMGIYLGHPHNFFLMMGAETGLTTLGFLLGLIAIVLAKGLLIIKEEKIEQNHNIIFFSYLVAFGAYIIYNLFDVSLFDLRLNILAWVILGAISGISENVNQNEQIRIVNK